The following proteins are co-located in the Silene latifolia isolate original U9 population chromosome 1, ASM4854445v1, whole genome shotgun sequence genome:
- the LOC141642613 gene encoding uncharacterized protein LOC141642613, giving the protein MTGGTIISAKEGGGSGTKYEQIAPTSPLYLHPSDSPSLSLTQIKFDGENYELWADAVRNGLDAKNKLAFVEGTIEKPVTASGEDESNESVAWRQCNAMVKAWLRNVIEIRLHPSITFSGTVPEIWKELKEQFSTGNAPRVHQLKSELNDCKQGKDQSIVDYYTKLKSIWDELSTYSRVPQCTCGSAAALLKEREEEKVHQFLMGLDTSLYGNIRSNLLMEDDITSLSRAYSLMLREQRHRAVTKVKEEINEAAMAVKTTGGGVRGTVPDASHEQGEQPPLHCTFCNKDYHTEESCWEKHGYPSRGRGRGRRGGRGRGGRGRGNTFQVANAASTTNNDAQKQGQSALTSDEVVALRGLLGNKTEASHKLTGPVYEDADWTG; this is encoded by the exons ATGACTGGAGGCACAATTATTTCCGCGAAAGAAGGCGGAGGCAGTGGAACGAAATATGAACAAATTGCCCCGACCTCGCCATTGTACCTTCACCCTTCTGACAGTCCGAGTTTATCATTAACTCAAATCAAATTTGATGGTGAAAATTATGAACTTTGGGCTGACGCGGTCCGGAATGGTCTCGACGCTAAAAACAAACTAGCTTTCGTCGAGGGTACCATTGAGAAACCGGTTACTGCCTCAGGCGAAGACGAAAGCAATGAGAGCGTAGCATGGCGTCAATGCAACGCCATGGTTAAAGCATGGCTGAGAAACGTCATTGAAATTCGACTTCACCCGAGTATTACGTTTTCAGGGACCGTTCCTGAAATTTGGAAAGAGCTTAAAGAGCAGTTTTCTACGGGCAATGCGCCGCGAGTACATCAATTAAAGAGCGAGCTCAACGACTGTAAGCAGGGCAAAGATCAATCCATTGTGGACTATTATACGAAATTGAAATCAATATGGGACGAGCTGTCCACTTACAGTCGGGTTCCGCAATGTACTTGTGGATCGGCAGCTGCATTACTCAAGGAACGCGAGGAAGAGAAGGTGCACCAATTCCTTATGGGTCTCGACACCTCCCTTTATGGGAACATCCGGTCTAATTTGCTTATGGAAGATGACATTACCTCATTGAGCAGAGCATATTCACTCATGTTACGGGAACAAAGACACAGAGCCGTGACAAAGGTGAAGGAGGAAATCAATGAGGCGGCCATGGCTGTTAAGACAACTGGAGGTGGCGTTCGAGGTACTGTACCCGACGCTAGTCATGAGCAAGGAGAACAACCACCCCTGCATTGCACGTTCTGCAATAAAGACTACCACACCGAGGAAAGTTGTTGGGAAAAACATGGATATCCAAGTCGTGGCAGAGGACGCGGCCGTCGCGGTGGCAGAGGTCGTGGAGGACGAGGCAGGGGCAATACCTTTCAAGTGGCAAATGCAGCATCAACAACTAACAATGATGCGCAAAAACAGGGACAATCAGCTCTCACCTCGGATGAAGTTGTAGCTCTCCGTGGCTTATTGGGTAACAAAACCGAAGCTAGCCACAAATTGACAG GACCGGTCTACGAGGATGcagattggacggggtga